The sequence below is a genomic window from Labrys wisconsinensis.
GGCCGGGTTCGCTGGGGCCACGCCCTGCGCGAGGTGCGGCCGCGCGAGGACGGACGCTACGACCTCGTCTTCGAGGGGGCGAGCGCCGGTCCCTTCGATCTCGTGGTCGGCGCGGACGGCACCTGGTCGCGGGTGCGCCCGCTCGTCTCGGCCTACAGGCCGCAATATACCGGGCTCACCTTCATCGAGTTCGGCATCGACGACGTCGACACGCGCCACCCCGCGCTGTCGCGGCTGGTCGGGCGCGGCAAGATCGGGGTGGAAGGGGATGCCAGGTCCCTGATCGTGCAGCGCAACGGCCATGCGCACCTGCGAGGCTATGCGATCTTCCGCGTGCCGACGGACTGGGCCGCCCGGCGCTTCGACTTCTCCGCGCCCGCTGCCGCCCGCGCCCGCCTCGCCGCCGAGTTCGAGGGCTGGGCGCCGGAGATCCTCGACCTGATCCGCGCGGCGAACGATCAGATCGTGGCGCGCGCCATCCATGCCCTGCCCGTCGGGCATCATTGGCCGAACCGGGTCGGGGTGACGCTGCTCGGCGATGCCGCGCATGTCATGTCGCCGTTCGGCGGCGAGGGCGTGAATGCCGCCATGCTCGACGCGGCCGAGCTCGGCCGCCTGCTGGTCGAGACGCAGGACTGGCGGGAGGCGGTCCGGACCTACGAGGCCGAGATGTTCCAGCGCATCGTCGAGCCCGCCACCGAAGCCGCCGAGGCGGCGGCGACCGAGCTGTCGCATGACAGCCTGGCCCTTACCCTCGCGCACTTCAGCGAGCACGCCCGGTCCCGGACGGCACAGGCGGCTTCGACCTGAGATCCGGCCGCCATTTCAGTTGCACGACCCTTGCATCGCGCCGGATTGTGGGGGAGAGCAACGCGTCCCGCCGGGGCGGGTTCGGATGGTGGCACGATGCAGGCGCTGGTCGACAGGATCTACGGCACGCTGAAGGCGCGGACGGGGGAGGGGCGCGTCGCGGACTATATTCCGCAGCTCGCCAAGGTCGACCGCGACAAGTTCGGCATCGCCATCGAGATGGTCGACGGCACCTCCTTCGTCGCCGGTGACGTCGACGAGCCGTTCTCGATCCAGAGCGTGTCCAAGGTCTTCACCCTGACCCTGGCGCTCGGCAAGATCGGCGATTCCCTCTGGGCGCGGGTCGGGCGCGAGCCCTCGGGCACGCCGTTCAACTCCATCGTGCAGCTCGAGCACGAGCGCGGCATCCCGCGCAATCCCTTCATCAATGCCGGCGCCATCGTGGTGGCGGACGTGATCCTGGCCGGGCACGAGCCGCGCGAGGCGATCGGCGAGATCCTGCGCTTCGTGCGCTTCCTCGCCGACGACGAGACGATCTCGATCGACCCCGCGGTCGCCCGCTCCGAGACCGAGACCGGCTTTCGCAACGCGGCGCTCGCCAACTACATGCGCTCCTTCGGCAACATCCACCATGCCGTGGAGAAGGTGCTCGGCGTCTATTTCCACCACTGCGCCATCGCCATGTCCTGCCGCCAGCTGGCACGCGCCGGCCTGTTCCTGGCCAATGGCGGCCGCAACCCGCTCACCGGCTTCGGCGTGGTCTCCAGGGAGCGGGCGCGCCGCATCAATGCGCTGATGCTGACCTGCGGCCACTACGACGGCTCCGGCGATTTCGCCTTCCGGGTCGGGCTGCCCGGCAAGAGCGGCGTCGGCGGCGGCATCCTGGTCACCGTGCCGGGCCGCGCCTCGATCGCGGTGTGGTCGCCCGGCCTCGACGCCAACGGCAATTCCCGCGTCGGCTCGCTCGCCCTGGAGGCGATCGCGCAGGAGACCGGCTGGTCGGTGTTCTCGCGATAGGCTGGCGGCGCGCCGCCAGCCTATCGCCTGATCAGGCGTCCTCGTCCTCCATGTCCTGGCCGCCTGGGACATGGATGATGCGGTCGCGGCTGTAGGAGAGGATCTCGCGCTTGCCGGCATGGTTGGCCGGGCCGACGAGGCCCTCCTTCTCCATGCGCTCGACCAGGGAGGCGGCGCGGTTGTAGCC
It includes:
- a CDS encoding FAD-dependent oxidoreductase, whose product is MIPRIAIVGAGPGGLTLARILDLGGIAATVFEQEAHALVRPQGGTLDLHVGSGQLALTRAGLTAEFERIARYEDQGSRLYDKAGRLLLADDDADGDRPEVDRTALRNVLLASLPEGRVRWGHALREVRPREDGRYDLVFEGASAGPFDLVVGADGTWSRVRPLVSAYRPQYTGLTFIEFGIDDVDTRHPALSRLVGRGKIGVEGDARSLIVQRNGHAHLRGYAIFRVPTDWAARRFDFSAPAAARARLAAEFEGWAPEILDLIRAANDQIVARAIHALPVGHHWPNRVGVTLLGDAAHVMSPFGGEGVNAAMLDAAELGRLLVETQDWREAVRTYEAEMFQRIVEPATEAAEAAATELSHDSLALTLAHFSEHARSRTAQAAST
- a CDS encoding glutaminase, giving the protein MQALVDRIYGTLKARTGEGRVADYIPQLAKVDRDKFGIAIEMVDGTSFVAGDVDEPFSIQSVSKVFTLTLALGKIGDSLWARVGREPSGTPFNSIVQLEHERGIPRNPFINAGAIVVADVILAGHEPREAIGEILRFVRFLADDETISIDPAVARSETETGFRNAALANYMRSFGNIHHAVEKVLGVYFHHCAIAMSCRQLARAGLFLANGGRNPLTGFGVVSRERARRINALMLTCGHYDGSGDFAFRVGLPGKSGVGGGILVTVPGRASIAVWSPGLDANGNSRVGSLALEAIAQETGWSVFSR
- a CDS encoding DNA translocase FtsK, whose translation is GYNRAASLVERMEKEGLVGPANHAGKREILSYSRDRIIHVPGGQDMEDEDA